A region of Candidatus Obscuribacterales bacterium DNA encodes the following proteins:
- a CDS encoding glycosyltransferase family 4 protein, translated as MAYHIVLSRPFDLDGIEKAAANDQKPRHALWALRQQLNAQVHQPDQKQVTVHDKILAKIIGQPEHWALARCLLTYLGDNDVVFCAGEDVGLPLAILAGWKQARTKFVVSVMAPDRSRVRGVLKMFNLQHHIPTFVVNTQRKAKSLMDWLSLPSDRICILPEQTDVRFFTPGTCLADKKRPLIASGGLEQRDYQTLAVATSDLDVDVHICAVSPNASSNTRVSLPDPVPSYMTMQHYDWPDLRQLYRDADVVVVSLLPNDYSAGLTTLIEAMACRRPVIMTRTPGLAEELIAEGVVLGVPPLNPEALSASIRWLLSDRSFADTLAQRGYEAVMQRFTSENHVQYLANYIQQVASPEVARRQEILSA; from the coding sequence ATGGCTTATCATATTGTCTTGAGTCGCCCGTTTGACCTGGACGGGATAGAGAAAGCTGCTGCCAACGATCAGAAGCCACGTCATGCGTTATGGGCCTTGCGCCAACAGTTAAATGCACAGGTGCATCAGCCGGATCAAAAACAGGTAACCGTACACGATAAGATCCTAGCAAAAATTATCGGACAGCCTGAGCACTGGGCGCTGGCCCGCTGCCTGCTGACTTATCTAGGCGATAATGATGTTGTGTTTTGTGCCGGGGAGGATGTAGGTTTGCCTCTTGCTATCCTCGCAGGTTGGAAGCAGGCAAGAACTAAGTTTGTGGTCTCGGTCATGGCTCCCGATCGCTCCCGAGTACGTGGTGTCCTCAAGATGTTCAATCTGCAACACCATATTCCAACGTTTGTGGTGAATACCCAAAGGAAAGCTAAGTCGTTGATGGATTGGCTGTCGCTGCCCAGCGATCGCATCTGTATCTTGCCAGAACAAACTGACGTACGATTTTTTACGCCTGGCACCTGTCTTGCGGATAAAAAACGGCCTCTGATTGCCAGTGGAGGATTAGAGCAGCGCGACTATCAAACCTTGGCTGTGGCTACTAGCGATCTAGATGTTGACGTTCATATCTGTGCTGTTTCCCCGAATGCATCATCGAATACCAGGGTATCCCTTCCGGATCCAGTGCCTAGCTATATGACGATGCAGCACTATGACTGGCCAGATCTACGTCAACTCTATCGTGATGCGGATGTTGTGGTTGTGAGCCTGTTGCCCAATGATTACTCTGCAGGTTTGACCACGCTCATCGAAGCTATGGCCTGTCGCCGTCCTGTGATCATGACCCGCACGCCAGGCTTAGCAGAGGAGCTGATTGCTGAAGGGGTTGTCTTGGGCGTCCCTCCCCTCAATCCTGAGGCGCTCAGTGCCTCTATTCGCTGGCTCTTGAGCGATCGCAGTTTTGCTGATACTCTTGCCCAGCGAGGGTATGAAGCCGTCATGCAGCGCTTTACCAGCGAGAATCATGTCCAGTATCTAGCTAACTATATCCAACAGGTAGCTAGCCCAGAGGTAGCGCGACGACAAGAGATACTGAGCGCCTAG
- a CDS encoding M48 family metallopeptidase yields MPTYPGLSSAAFRHPQDEQAEQALRSVPGFDLVARKFVEFVYERPRYVYLMGNSIEVGPRQYASIYHIFRDCVLSLDIYPEPTLFVSQAPLVNAYALGQERPCVVLNTGLLDLLDETELRSVMAHELGHIKCGHTTLNQMATWAITLVFGLSSMTFGLSSLVSTGLILAFYEWLRKAELSADRAALLVMDELDPVLRNMMKLAGGSSRYAHELDLREFVRQSERYQDLDEDGLNQVYKFFLYNNVSQGVFLTHPFTVERVKYLQEWSQSSDFQAIRTGNYARSEDNAVDVEPHQKSATRSEADQLRDEINQLQQELDRLRRSRPE; encoded by the coding sequence ATGCCCACCTACCCCGGACTGTCTAGTGCTGCCTTTCGTCACCCCCAAGATGAGCAAGCCGAACAGGCGCTGCGCAGTGTGCCTGGATTTGACCTTGTGGCCCGTAAATTTGTGGAATTTGTCTACGAACGCCCGCGCTACGTCTATCTCATGGGCAACAGTATTGAAGTAGGGCCGCGCCAATATGCGTCGATTTACCACATTTTCCGAGATTGCGTCCTATCCCTCGACATCTATCCAGAACCCACGCTGTTTGTGTCCCAAGCACCCTTAGTGAATGCTTATGCCCTTGGGCAGGAACGCCCCTGCGTAGTCTTGAATACCGGGCTATTGGATTTACTCGATGAAACCGAGCTGCGATCGGTGATGGCCCATGAACTCGGTCACATTAAATGTGGCCACACCACGCTCAACCAGATGGCTACCTGGGCTATTACGCTGGTCTTTGGGCTATCGAGCATGACCTTTGGCCTGAGCAGCTTGGTGAGCACAGGCTTGATTCTGGCATTTTATGAATGGTTGCGTAAGGCAGAACTATCTGCCGATCGCGCCGCACTATTAGTGATGGATGAGCTGGATCCAGTCTTGCGCAATATGATGAAGCTGGCAGGAGGCAGTAGCCGCTATGCCCATGAGCTGGATCTGCGGGAATTTGTCCGCCAGTCGGAGCGCTACCAAGATCTTGACGAGGATGGGCTGAATCAGGTTTATAAGTTTTTTCTGTATAACAATGTATCTCAGGGCGTTTTCCTCACCCATCCGTTTACCGTAGAGCGGGTTAAATATCTCCAGGAGTGGTCGCAGTCATCAGACTTTCAAGCGATTCGCACGGGCAACTATGCGCGATCGGAAGATAATGCGGTGGATGTCGAGCCTCACCAGAAGTCGGCGACCCGCAGCGAAGCCGATCAGCTTCGAGATGAAATCAATCAGCTTCAGCAAGAACTGGATCGTCTGCGGCGATCGCGCCCTGAATAA